The following are encoded together in the Monodelphis domestica isolate mMonDom1 chromosome 5, mMonDom1.pri, whole genome shotgun sequence genome:
- the NOD1 gene encoding nucleotide-binding oligomerization domain-containing protein 1, producing MESRVLPDGKAPGPPSFMKLLKVDRELLVTHIRNVQCLLDNLMANDYFSMEDAEIVGACPTPPDKVRKMLDLVQSKGEEVCEYLLHVLQQIPDAFVDLKPWLAERGFWPSELVRSRVVVNTDPVSRYTQKMRLEWGRDSKFIKSYTQREEMLLADTYTEHIMELVDFHDAALGGVSSLDSLLADSTGVINVDGETVFVVGDAGVGKSVLLQQLQNSWASSEPGAGPRFFFPFRCRTFGCFPPAAALSLRELLFSHSCCPELEPDAVFEFLLRFPATALFTFDGLDELQSDLDLSRLPDVASPLQPAPPVALLASLLRGKLLPGAGKVLTARTGVELPRALVRKKVRLRGFGPEQLRAYTRKVFPELAEQQRVLSQLDASPQLSSLCSVPLFCWIIFRCLRGGPGPQLATELPLTLTDVFLLLAEAHVSRTMPSSPLRSDPQHSQAETFHTGRGPLCALGRLAYWGLARNRFVFGPEQVAASQLPEGALQLGFLRLVPEPGPLGPQAAYEFLHLTLQAFFAALFLVADDSVGTAKLLRFFGEGTARRGLRGLSCLGGCHGGKKDPFRNNDHCQFTNLFLCGLLSKAKQELVQHLVPPATLRRKRRALWSHLAASLRSYLKGLPRTQAGDFLQVQAMPTFIWMLRYIYEAQSQRVSRLAARGICANYLKLAYCNTCSADCSALAFVLHHVPKQLALDLDNNNLCDYGVKELRPCFGRLTVIRLSVNRIADAGARVLSEELTKYKIVTFLGLYNNQITDVGATYVAKILEECPGLTHLKIGANLLTSEGGKCLAAALKKSRSILDIGMWGNKIGDEGAKAFADALRDHPSLATLSLAFNGISTEGGKSLAQALQQNSSMKIFWLTKNNLDDEAAESLAEMLEVNQTLNDLWLIQNQITAKGLSRLADALQKNSSILDICLSGNPIKPEEAKVFQHDKRFHF from the exons ATGGAAAGCCGAGTCCTTCCTGATGGGAAGGCCCCGGGGCCCCCCTCCTTCATGAAGCTGCTCAAGGTGGACCGAGAGCTGCTGGTCACCCACATCCGGAATGTCCAGTGTCTGCTCGACAACTTGATGGCCAATGACTACTTCTCTATGGAAGACGCCGAGATCGTGGGGGCCTGCCCCACGCCGCCAGACAAG GTCCGGAAGATGCTGGACCTGGTTCAGAGCAAAGGGGAGGAAGTGTGCGAGTACCTCCTGCACGTGCTGCAGCAGATCCCGGACGCCTTCGTCGACCTGAAGCCGTGGCTGGCCGAGCGCGGCTTCTGGCCCTCGGAGCTGGTGCGCAGCAGAGTGGTTGTCAACACGGACCCAG TGAGCCGCTACACGCAGAAGATGCGTTTGGAGTGGGGCCGGGACTCCAAGTTCATCAAGTCCTACACTCAGAGGGAGGAGATGCTGCTGGCAGACACCTACACGGAGCACATCATGGAGCTGGTGGACTTCCATGACGCGGCGCTAGGTGGCGTCAGCAGCCTGGACTCGCTGCTGGCGGACTCGACGGGCGTCATTAACGTGGATGGGGAGACCGTGTTCGTGGTGGGCGACGCGGGCGTGGGCAAGTCGGTGCTGCTGCAGCAGCTGCAGAACTCGTGGGCGAGCAGCGAGCCTGGCGCAGGGCCCCGCTTCTTCTTCCCGTTCCGCTGCCGCACGTTTGGCTGCTTCCCTCCGGCGGCGGCGCTGAGCCTGCGGGAGCTGCTCTTCTCACACAGCTGCTGTCCCGAGCTCGAGCCCGACGCAGTGTTCGAATTCCTGCTGCGCTTCCCTGCCACGGCGCTCTTCACCTTCGACGGCCTGGACGAGCTGCAGTCCGATTTGGACCTGAGCCGGCTGCCCGACGTGGCGTCCCCGCTGCAGCCCGCGCCGCCAGTGGCGCTGCTGGCCAGCCTGCTGCGGGGCAAGCTGCTCCCGGGGGCGGGGAAAGTGCTGACCGCGCGCACGGGCGTGGAGCTGCCGCGAGCCCTGGTGCGCAAGAAAGTGCGGCTGCGGGGCTTCGGGCCGGAGCAGCTGCGCGCCTACACCAGGAAGGTCTTCCCGGAGCTGGCGGAGCAGCAGCGGGTGCTCAGCCAGCTGGACGCCAGCCCGCAGCTGAGCAGCCTGTGCTCGGTGCCCCTCTTCTGCTGGATCATCTTCCGCTGCCTCCGAGGCGGCCCCGGCCCGCAGCTGGCCACAGAGCTGCCGCTCACGCTCACTGACGTCTTCCTGCTGCTGGCCGAGGCCCACGTCAGCCGCACGATGCCCAGCAGCCCCCTGCGGAGCGACCCTCAGCACAGCCAGGCCGAGACCTTCCACACAGGCCGGGGGCCACTCTGCGCCCTGGGCCGCCTGGCCTACTGGGGCCTGGCCAGGAACCGCTTCGTTTTCGGGCCGGAGCAGGTGGCCGCCTCCCAGCTGCCCGAGGGGGCCCTGCAGCTGGGCTTCCTCCGGCTTGTGCCCGAGCCCGGGCCCCTGGGACCCCAGGCCGCCTACGAGTTCCTGCACCTCACGCTGCAGGCCTTCTTCGCGGCCCTCTTCCTCGTGGCGGACGACAGCGTGGGCACCGCCAAGCTCCTGAGGTTCTTCGGGGAGGGCACGGCCAGGAGGGGCCTGCGGGGCCTCAGCTGCCTGGGCGGCTGCCACGGGGGCAAGAAGGACCCCTTCCGCAACAACGACCACTGCCAGTTCACCAACCTCTTCCTGTGCGGGCTGCTGTCCAAGGCCAAGCAGGAGCTGGTGCAGCACCTGGTGCCGCCCGCCACCCTGCGCAGGAAGCGGCGGGCGCTCTGGAGCCACCTGGCGGCCAGCCTGCGCTCCTACCTGAAGGGGCTGCCACGCACGCAGGCCGGAGACTTCCTGCAGGTGCAGGCCATGCCCACCTTCATCTGGATGCTGCGCTACATCTACGAGGCGCAGAGCCAGCGCGTGAGCCGCCTGGCTGCCAGGGGCATCTGCGCCAACTACCTCAAGCTGGCCTACTGCAACACCTGCTCGGCCGACTGCAGCGCCCTGGCCTTCGTGCTGCACCACGTCCCCAAGCAGCTGGCCCTGGACCTGGACAACAACAACCTCTGCGACTACGGCGTCAAGGAGCTGCGCCCCTGCTTCGGCCGCCTCACGGTGATCAG ACTCAGCGTGAATCGGATAGCGGATGCGGGCGCCAGGGTGCTCTCCGAGGAGCTCACCAAGTACAAGATTGTGACCTTCTTGGG GTTGTACAATAACCAGATCACCGACGTGGGAGCCACCTATGTGGCGAAGATCCTCGAGGAGTGCCCCGGCCTCACCCACCTGAA GATCGGCGCAAACCTCCTCACCAGCGAAGGAGGGAAGTGCCTGGCGGCGGCCCTTAAGAAGAGCCGCTCCATCCTGGACATCGG GATGTGGGGCAACAAGATAGGGGATGAAGGGGCCAAGGCTTTCGCGGATGCCCTGCGCGATCACCCCAGCCTAGCCACCTTGAG TCTGGCCTTCAATGGCATCTCCACGGAAGGAGGCAAAAGCCTGGCCCAGGCCCTCCAGCAGAACAGCTCGATGAAGATATTCTG GTTGACCAAAAATAACCTGGATGACGAAGCAGCAGAGAGCTTGGCAGAGATGTTAGAAGTCAATCAGACGCTGAATGATTTGTG gcTCATTCAGAACCAGATCACAGCCAAGGGGCTCTCACGCCTGGCAGATGCTCTCCAGAAAAACTCAAGCATCCTGGATATTTG